One Mycolicibacterium fortuitum subsp. fortuitum genomic window carries:
- a CDS encoding methyltransferase family protein: MLFTGTLGLVSYALFVFVPAGTPNYWQAWVLLAVIATTGWVSSIYFLRTNPEVLERRIPTAESRPFQKVVVSGVFLLGAAMLIVSALDHRFGWSAVPTAMSIVGNILVAIGITIVQVVLVQNSHAAVTVRVEAGQQLVSTGLYGLVRHPMYTCNAFLLVGVPLALGSYWGLIFIVPSVLVFAFRIHDEEALLQEELAGYREYMQKVRYRLVPGVW; this comes from the coding sequence ATGCTGTTCACGGGCACGCTGGGGCTGGTGTCCTACGCATTGTTCGTGTTTGTGCCGGCCGGCACGCCGAACTACTGGCAGGCCTGGGTTCTCTTGGCCGTCATCGCAACCACCGGATGGGTCTCGAGCATCTATTTCCTGCGGACAAACCCCGAAGTGTTGGAGCGGCGAATACCGACTGCTGAGAGCCGCCCGTTTCAAAAAGTGGTCGTGAGCGGAGTGTTTCTGCTCGGTGCGGCAATGCTGATCGTCAGTGCCCTCGACCACCGATTTGGCTGGTCCGCAGTGCCGACAGCGATGTCCATAGTCGGAAACATCCTGGTCGCGATCGGAATCACGATTGTCCAAGTGGTGCTCGTCCAGAACAGCCATGCGGCGGTCACGGTGCGGGTGGAAGCCGGCCAGCAACTCGTCTCCACGGGTCTCTACGGGCTGGTGCGGCACCCGATGTACACGTGCAACGCATTTCTTCTGGTAGGCGTGCCTCTGGCGCTCGGATCCTACTGGGGGTTGATCTTCATCGTCCCGTCCGTACTCGTCTTCGCGTTCCGCATCCACGACGAAGAAGCGCTGCTTCAAGAAGAGTTGGCCGGCTATCGCGAATATATGCAGAAGGTTCGCTATCGCCTGGTGCCAGGCGTTTGGTAA
- the htpG gene encoding molecular chaperone HtpG, translating into MSARVEQLEFQAEARQLLDLLVHSVYSNKDSFLRELISNASDALDKLRLETLRNKDLTADISDLHIDIEVGRDPRTLTVRDNGIGMTREEVVDLIGTLAKSGTGELRRQLQEAKKAADSEELIGQFGVGFYSTFMVADKVELLTRKAGESGATRWVSSGDGTYTIESVDDAPQGTSVTLYLKPEDTEDQLHDYTAEWKIRELVKKYSDFIAWPVRMQVERHTPADEDGSPDTVTVETQTLNSMKALWAKPKDEVSEEEYHEFYKHIAHAWDDPLAVISMRGEGSFEYQALLFIPSHAPFDLFTRDAKAGVQLYIKRVFVMGDCEELMPGYLRFVKGVVDAQGMSLNVSREILQQDRQVTAIRRRLTKKVLTTIADLQSSKPEDYRTFWTQFGAVLKEGLMSDMDNQDTLLRISSFASTFSDAENGDGGVTTLPEYVARMKDGQEQIFYATGPSVEQLQKSPHLEAFKAKGYEVLLLTDPVDEVWVGSVPEFDGKALQSVAKGEVDLDSEEDKAANEAEREAQKQEFSELMAWLKEALSDRVSEVRLSSRLTESPACLITPTFGITPALARMYRASGQTVPIGKRILELNPSHPLVIGLRQAHSASSDDAGSHRLTESAELLYGTALLAEGGVPDDPAKFAAILADRLAGTV; encoded by the coding sequence ATGTCTGCACGTGTCGAACAGTTGGAGTTTCAGGCGGAGGCACGCCAACTCCTGGACCTGCTGGTCCACTCGGTCTATTCCAACAAGGACTCGTTTCTTCGAGAGCTGATCTCGAACGCGTCCGATGCCTTGGACAAGCTCCGCCTCGAAACACTGCGGAACAAGGACCTGACGGCCGACATCTCCGACCTCCACATCGACATCGAGGTCGGGCGGGATCCGCGAACGCTGACCGTGCGCGACAACGGCATCGGGATGACGCGCGAAGAAGTGGTCGACCTGATCGGCACCCTCGCCAAATCCGGCACCGGCGAGCTGCGCCGGCAACTACAGGAAGCCAAGAAAGCAGCCGACTCCGAGGAATTGATCGGGCAGTTCGGCGTCGGTTTCTACTCCACGTTCATGGTCGCGGACAAGGTCGAACTGCTCACCCGCAAGGCAGGCGAGAGTGGGGCCACTCGCTGGGTGTCGAGCGGTGACGGCACCTACACCATCGAATCGGTCGATGACGCACCGCAGGGCACGTCGGTCACGCTGTACCTCAAACCCGAGGACACCGAAGACCAGCTTCACGACTACACCGCTGAGTGGAAGATCCGCGAGCTCGTCAAGAAATACTCCGACTTCATCGCCTGGCCGGTCCGCATGCAGGTCGAACGACACACGCCGGCTGACGAGGACGGCAGCCCGGACACCGTCACGGTTGAAACCCAGACGCTCAACTCGATGAAGGCGTTGTGGGCCAAGCCCAAAGACGAGGTTTCCGAAGAGGAATACCACGAGTTCTACAAGCACATCGCCCATGCCTGGGACGATCCGCTGGCCGTCATCTCGATGCGGGGCGAGGGCAGTTTCGAATATCAGGCTCTGCTGTTCATCCCGTCACATGCCCCCTTCGATCTGTTCACCAGGGACGCCAAAGCCGGTGTCCAGCTCTACATCAAACGCGTCTTCGTGATGGGAGATTGCGAAGAGCTCATGCCCGGCTATCTGCGCTTCGTCAAGGGTGTCGTTGACGCACAGGGCATGTCACTGAATGTCTCTCGCGAGATCCTGCAACAGGACCGGCAGGTCACCGCCATACGTCGTCGGCTGACCAAGAAGGTCCTGACGACCATCGCGGATCTCCAGTCGAGCAAGCCCGAAGACTATCGCACCTTCTGGACGCAATTCGGCGCCGTCCTCAAAGAGGGTCTGATGTCTGATATGGACAATCAGGACACGCTGCTGCGAATTTCGTCCTTCGCCTCGACATTCTCGGACGCCGAGAACGGCGACGGGGGCGTGACGACGCTGCCGGAGTACGTCGCGCGTATGAAGGACGGACAGGAACAGATCTTCTATGCGACGGGCCCCTCGGTAGAGCAACTCCAAAAGTCCCCACATCTGGAAGCGTTCAAGGCCAAAGGCTACGAGGTGCTTCTGCTCACTGACCCGGTCGACGAGGTCTGGGTTGGCTCGGTACCCGAATTCGACGGCAAGGCACTGCAGTCGGTCGCCAAGGGTGAGGTGGATCTGGACTCCGAGGAAGACAAGGCCGCCAATGAGGCCGAACGCGAGGCCCAGAAACAGGAGTTCTCCGAACTCATGGCCTGGCTGAAGGAGGCGCTGAGCGATCGGGTCTCCGAAGTGCGCTTGTCCAGCCGCTTGACCGAGTCTCCGGCCTGTCTGATCACCCCCACGTTCGGAATCACGCCGGCATTGGCGCGCATGTACCGGGCCTCCGGACAGACCGTTCCGATCGGCAAGCGGATTCTCGAGCTCAACCCGAGCCATCCGCTGGTCATCGGCCTACGTCAGGCACATTCGGCGAGCAGCGATGACGCCGGTTCTCATCGGCTCACCGAGTCTGCCGAATTGCTCTACGGCACAGCTCTTCTTGCCGAAGGCGGGGTGCCCGACGATCCGGCCAAGTTCGCCGCAATACTCGCCGACCGCTTGGCCGGCACGGTGTAA
- a CDS encoding GAP family protein: MWGSLVVLALLTTINPVRLGIILLVLSRPRPVQNLLAYWAGAVLIGMASLVIPLIVLHSTPASSAFAKKFAHPTADPLTQRITIGIGVLLLAIAAFMVARGLMRKPVAVGSHRRVAGDGAGATSTLVDDSGAPPAITRLLYSTPADSDADPKSRRLIGRFREAWQNGSPWIPFVIGIIVVPPLDGILFALAIVVASGASFEVQLIALIAFVFGVLLVEEFILISNVVAPARTQAVLRRLHEWAHTHRRKFVAAILAVVGLSLMARGMGGL; the protein is encoded by the coding sequence ATGTGGGGCTCGTTGGTAGTACTAGCGCTTTTGACCACCATCAATCCGGTACGCCTCGGAATCATCCTCTTGGTGCTCTCGCGTCCGCGGCCCGTGCAGAATCTGCTCGCCTACTGGGCCGGCGCAGTGCTGATCGGAATGGCCAGCCTCGTCATTCCCCTGATCGTGCTCCACTCCACTCCGGCGTCGTCCGCATTCGCCAAGAAATTCGCTCATCCCACCGCCGACCCGCTCACGCAGCGCATCACCATCGGCATCGGCGTGCTGCTCCTGGCGATCGCCGCGTTCATGGTGGCCCGCGGCTTGATGCGCAAACCGGTTGCCGTGGGCAGTCATCGGAGGGTGGCGGGAGACGGAGCGGGCGCCACCTCGACGCTCGTGGATGACTCGGGCGCACCCCCGGCCATCACCCGGCTGTTGTACTCCACCCCAGCCGATTCCGATGCCGATCCGAAATCACGGCGGTTGATCGGGCGCTTCCGCGAGGCCTGGCAGAACGGCTCTCCCTGGATCCCGTTCGTCATCGGGATCATCGTGGTCCCTCCGCTCGACGGGATTCTGTTCGCGCTCGCCATCGTTGTCGCCTCAGGTGCTTCGTTCGAAGTTCAGTTGATCGCTCTGATCGCCTTCGTCTTCGGCGTACTGCTCGTGGAGGAGTTCATCCTCATCAGCAACGTCGTCGCACCTGCGAGAACCCAGGCGGTACTCCGGCGGTTGCACGAATGGGCACACACCCACCGCCGAAAGTTCGTTGCGGCCATCCTCGCCGTGGTGGGGCTGTCACTCATGGCCAGGGGCATGGGAGGCCTCTGA
- the pks2 gene encoding sulfolipid-1 biosynthesis phthioceranic/hydroxyphthioceranic acid synthase, giving the protein MSCRLPGGIDSPERLWEALIRGDDLVTEVPSDRWDADEYYDPEPGVPGRSVSKWGAFLDDVAGFDAEFFGINERESAALDPQQRLLLETAWEAMEHAGLTREALADSLTGVFVGMTHADYQMLAADAQVLEAAYGFSGNNFSLASGRIAYALGVHGPALTVDTACSSGLTAVHLACRSLHEGESDFALAGGATLALDPRKFASGSAEGMLSATGHCHAFDVAADGFVSGEGCVVVLLKRLSDAVRDGDRILAVIRGTAANQDGRTVNIATPSDAAQTAVYRAALAAAGVDPGTVGMVEAHGTGTPVGDPIEYASLAKVYGIEGPCALASVKTNLGHAQAASGAVGLMKAVLAVQHGEVPQNLHFTRLPDKLAEIQTNLFVPQATTPWCTNGDHPRRAAVSSYGLSGTNVHAIVEQAPVPAAAPATGSVDSSALLLFPLSSTSAEELRRTANRLADWVEAHDDVDLTDLAYTLARRRVHRPVRTAVSAGSRTELVAALREVAEGDNPHQASVGRDDRGPVWVFSGQGSQWAGMGAELLATEPVFAATVAQAEPIIAAESGFSVTEAMSAPETVTGQDRLQPTLFTMQVAMAATMRAHGVHPGAVIGHSLGEGAAAVVAGALSLEDGLRLICRRSRLMTRIEGKGATAAVELPAKQVLSELTGRGINDVVVAVVASPQSTVVAGTTQTVRDLVADWEQRGIMAREVPVDVAFHSPQVEPIVGELTEALADLKPMTPEIPFYSATLFDPREQPVCDAGYWVTNMRKMVRFATAVQAALEDGHRVFAELSPHPLLMRALEQTAAGRETPMAALAAMRRQQSMPNGLRGLLIDLYSAGAEVDFSLLCPSGQLVDAPLPTWTHRRLWLSGGGQEAPTHGGCTIAVHPLLGANVRLREEPERYVWQADVGTAAQPWLADHQVRSVAVLPGASYCEMALAAARTVVGEVSEVRDIRFEQALLLDEETVLGASATISSPGVADFTVETDEEGQQARHATAVLRAAADEIPPSYDISAILAAHPCAEDGSEVRNRVGQHGIQYGPAFTGLLTVYTGEAEARTVLAEVALPRSIRSQQDAYGVHPALLDACFQSVEAHPDVQALGGDVLGLPLAVRRLRTYGPARNARYCYTRLTTADATGVEADIDVLDGAGAVLLSVQGLRLGTGASVGAHDDRVLSERLLAVEWRQRELPEVEYADAGSWLVISAAAGPDVVADKLCDALKGRGALCTSMSWPNQADDSLTCEQLGNHLRAGRFTGVVIVTAPNDGDHAEQSPVLGREYVRHLVHITRELPEIRGELPRLFVVTRNAQTVVAGDVANLEQAELRGLIRVIGTEHPHLAATQIDLDQTVDVDQLTAQLLSGSEEDETAWRNGRWYTARLCLAPLRPEERQTTIAHHERDRMRLQIRTPGDLESMELVACEHVPPGPGQIEVAVTASSINFADVLVAFGRYPAFDGRLPQLGIDFAGVVTAVGPDVTDHQVGDHVGGLCADGCWGTFVTCDARLATTLPAGLSDAEAAALTIATATAYYGLNDMARIKAGDKVLIHSATGGVGQAAMAIARAAGAEIFATAGSEQRRQLLRDMGVEHVYDSRNLDFADRIREDTQGYGVDIVLNSVTGAAQRAGLELLAFGGRFVEIGKRDIYGDTRLGLFPFRRNLSFYAVDLALMSVSHPDRLRELLSTVYLLTAEGDLPMPEFTRYPLADAATAIRMMSGAQHTGKLVLDIPHTGSSRLVVPPSQVQVYRPDGAYIVTGGLGGLGLFMAERMAANGCGRIVLSSRSQPSASVAEILDRIRATGVDLVVECGDIAEPETAERLVAVATADGLPVRGVLHAAGVIEDAALTNITDELIERDWAPKVYGAWNLHTATADQPLDWFCSFSSAAALVGSPGQGAYAAANSWLDAFSLWRRSKGLPGTAIAWGAWGQIGKGTDLAESAGVAITPDEGAYAFEALLRHDRAYTGYAPITGAPWLSVFAERSPFAEAFRSTGQSSTGTSKLHAELDELPPEEWAGKLRHVISDQVSVILRRSVDPDRPLSEYGMDSLGALELRTRIENETGIRISATGITTVHGLADLLCEKLLPAGAA; this is encoded by the coding sequence ATGTCCTGCCGGCTCCCCGGCGGCATCGACTCCCCCGAACGCCTCTGGGAGGCACTGATCCGAGGCGACGACCTCGTCACCGAGGTTCCGTCGGACCGGTGGGACGCCGACGAATACTACGACCCCGAACCAGGGGTGCCCGGCAGGTCGGTGTCGAAGTGGGGCGCATTCCTCGACGACGTCGCGGGGTTCGACGCCGAGTTCTTCGGCATCAACGAACGAGAAAGCGCCGCACTCGATCCGCAGCAACGGTTGTTGCTGGAGACCGCCTGGGAGGCGATGGAGCATGCCGGACTCACGCGGGAGGCGCTCGCCGACTCGCTGACCGGTGTGTTCGTCGGAATGACGCATGCCGACTACCAGATGCTGGCAGCCGACGCCCAGGTACTGGAAGCGGCATATGGCTTCAGCGGCAACAATTTCAGTTTGGCGTCCGGCCGGATCGCCTATGCACTCGGAGTGCATGGTCCCGCGCTCACGGTGGACACTGCGTGTTCCTCGGGTCTGACGGCGGTGCACCTGGCGTGCCGCAGCCTCCACGAAGGTGAGAGCGATTTCGCCCTGGCGGGGGGCGCCACGCTGGCGCTGGATCCACGCAAGTTCGCTTCGGGTTCGGCAGAGGGAATGCTTTCGGCAACCGGGCACTGCCACGCGTTCGACGTCGCGGCCGACGGATTCGTCAGCGGCGAAGGCTGTGTCGTGGTGTTGCTCAAGCGGCTGTCCGACGCCGTGCGGGACGGCGATCGGATCCTCGCAGTCATACGTGGAACGGCCGCCAATCAAGACGGTCGTACCGTGAACATCGCCACGCCCTCCGATGCCGCTCAGACCGCCGTCTACCGGGCGGCGCTGGCGGCGGCCGGCGTCGACCCCGGCACCGTCGGAATGGTCGAGGCCCACGGCACCGGGACCCCGGTCGGGGACCCGATCGAATATGCCAGCCTGGCCAAGGTTTACGGCATCGAAGGCCCCTGCGCACTCGCATCGGTGAAGACCAACTTGGGTCACGCGCAGGCGGCCTCGGGGGCGGTCGGGCTGATGAAGGCAGTGCTCGCCGTGCAGCACGGCGAGGTTCCGCAGAACCTTCATTTCACCCGCCTACCCGACAAACTCGCCGAGATCCAGACCAACCTCTTCGTCCCGCAGGCGACGACACCGTGGTGCACCAACGGTGACCATCCCCGGCGCGCAGCAGTGTCCTCCTACGGACTTTCGGGGACCAATGTTCACGCGATCGTCGAACAGGCGCCGGTCCCCGCCGCCGCACCGGCAACCGGCTCGGTGGATTCGTCTGCGCTCTTGCTGTTTCCGCTGTCATCCACTTCTGCCGAGGAGCTGCGCCGCACCGCGAACCGGCTGGCCGACTGGGTAGAGGCACACGATGACGTCGATCTGACGGATCTGGCATACACGTTGGCGCGCCGCCGGGTACACCGTCCGGTGCGTACCGCCGTCAGCGCGGGCAGCCGAACGGAACTTGTTGCGGCCCTGCGCGAGGTCGCCGAGGGCGACAACCCGCATCAGGCCTCCGTCGGACGCGACGACCGGGGGCCGGTGTGGGTGTTCTCCGGCCAGGGTTCGCAATGGGCGGGAATGGGCGCCGAACTTCTCGCGACCGAGCCGGTGTTCGCCGCCACCGTGGCGCAGGCCGAGCCGATCATCGCCGCAGAATCGGGGTTTTCGGTAACCGAGGCGATGTCGGCGCCGGAGACCGTAACCGGCCAGGACCGGTTGCAGCCGACGTTGTTCACCATGCAGGTCGCCATGGCCGCCACCATGAGGGCCCACGGGGTCCACCCCGGTGCGGTCATCGGCCACTCATTGGGCGAGGGCGCCGCCGCCGTCGTTGCCGGAGCACTTTCGCTCGAGGACGGGCTGCGGCTCATCTGCCGCCGGTCGCGGCTGATGACCAGAATCGAGGGCAAGGGCGCCACTGCGGCCGTGGAATTGCCTGCCAAACAGGTACTTTCGGAGTTGACCGGTCGCGGCATCAACGATGTCGTGGTGGCAGTGGTGGCCTCACCGCAGTCCACGGTCGTCGCGGGTACCACTCAGACGGTGCGAGACCTGGTGGCCGACTGGGAACAGCGCGGAATCATGGCCCGCGAGGTCCCCGTCGACGTGGCCTTCCATTCGCCTCAGGTGGAACCGATCGTCGGCGAGCTGACCGAGGCACTCGCGGATCTCAAACCCATGACGCCAGAAATCCCGTTCTATTCTGCGACCCTGTTCGACCCGAGAGAGCAGCCGGTGTGCGACGCCGGCTACTGGGTGACCAACATGCGCAAGATGGTGCGCTTCGCCACCGCGGTACAAGCTGCGCTCGAGGACGGCCACCGCGTCTTCGCCGAACTATCGCCGCACCCGCTGCTCATGAGGGCCCTCGAACAGACCGCTGCAGGTCGAGAGACGCCGATGGCCGCCCTGGCTGCGATGCGTCGACAACAATCGATGCCCAACGGTTTGCGGGGGCTGCTGATCGACCTGTACAGCGCCGGCGCCGAGGTCGATTTCTCGCTGCTGTGCCCGAGCGGTCAGTTGGTGGACGCGCCGCTGCCGACCTGGACGCATCGGCGGCTGTGGCTCAGCGGCGGTGGTCAGGAAGCTCCGACGCACGGCGGTTGCACCATCGCGGTTCACCCGCTGTTGGGCGCCAACGTCCGGCTGCGCGAGGAACCGGAACGCTACGTGTGGCAGGCCGATGTCGGCACTGCCGCCCAGCCGTGGCTCGCCGATCACCAAGTTCGTTCGGTCGCAGTGCTTCCGGGTGCCTCGTACTGCGAGATGGCGCTGGCTGCGGCGCGGACCGTGGTGGGTGAGGTCTCCGAGGTCCGCGACATCCGGTTCGAACAGGCGCTGCTGTTGGACGAGGAGACGGTACTCGGGGCGTCGGCGACGATATCGTCTCCCGGCGTCGCCGATTTCACCGTCGAGACCGACGAGGAGGGCCAGCAGGCTAGGCACGCGACCGCTGTCCTGCGAGCCGCAGCGGATGAGATTCCGCCCAGCTACGACATATCCGCGATCCTGGCCGCCCATCCCTGCGCCGAGGATGGTTCCGAGGTACGTAACCGGGTGGGACAGCACGGTATTCAGTACGGCCCGGCGTTCACCGGTCTCCTCACCGTGTATACCGGCGAAGCAGAGGCGCGCACGGTACTCGCCGAGGTGGCGCTGCCCCGTTCCATCCGCTCACAGCAGGACGCATACGGAGTGCATCCAGCGCTCCTGGATGCGTGTTTCCAATCGGTTGAGGCGCATCCCGACGTGCAGGCCCTCGGCGGGGACGTGCTGGGGTTGCCACTGGCGGTGCGACGGCTACGCACGTACGGCCCGGCCCGCAACGCGCGCTACTGCTATACGCGATTGACCACCGCTGACGCCACTGGTGTCGAGGCCGACATCGACGTGCTCGACGGGGCAGGGGCGGTGCTGCTGAGCGTGCAGGGTCTGCGCCTGGGCACGGGCGCATCGGTAGGTGCGCACGATGATCGGGTTCTCAGTGAGAGGCTGCTCGCCGTCGAATGGCGTCAGCGAGAGTTGCCGGAGGTGGAATACGCCGATGCCGGCTCCTGGCTGGTGATCAGCGCCGCCGCCGGACCGGACGTCGTTGCCGACAAGCTGTGCGACGCACTGAAAGGTCGCGGCGCGCTGTGCACCAGCATGAGTTGGCCAAACCAGGCCGATGACTCACTCACCTGCGAGCAGCTCGGCAACCATCTGCGAGCCGGCCGTTTCACCGGCGTGGTCATCGTGACCGCACCGAACGACGGTGACCACGCCGAGCAGTCTCCTGTGTTGGGGCGCGAATACGTTCGCCATCTCGTGCACATCACTCGGGAGTTGCCCGAGATCCGTGGTGAGCTTCCGCGGCTGTTCGTCGTCACCCGCAACGCGCAGACAGTGGTGGCCGGCGACGTGGCCAACCTCGAACAGGCCGAGCTGCGCGGGCTGATCCGGGTGATCGGGACCGAGCACCCACATCTGGCCGCCACCCAGATCGACTTGGATCAGACCGTCGACGTGGATCAGTTGACCGCCCAGTTGCTGAGCGGGTCCGAGGAGGACGAGACCGCATGGCGTAACGGCCGGTGGTACACCGCGCGGTTGTGCCTCGCGCCGCTGCGTCCCGAGGAGCGCCAGACCACCATCGCCCATCACGAACGCGACAGGATGCGGCTGCAGATCCGCACGCCCGGGGATCTGGAGTCCATGGAACTCGTGGCTTGCGAACATGTTCCGCCGGGGCCGGGCCAGATCGAGGTCGCAGTCACCGCGTCCAGCATCAACTTCGCCGATGTGCTGGTCGCCTTCGGCCGCTACCCCGCCTTCGACGGCCGGCTTCCCCAGCTCGGCATCGACTTTGCCGGGGTGGTCACCGCGGTCGGCCCCGATGTCACCGACCACCAGGTGGGTGACCACGTCGGCGGCCTGTGCGCCGACGGCTGTTGGGGCACGTTCGTCACCTGCGACGCACGTCTGGCCACCACCCTGCCTGCCGGATTGTCCGACGCCGAGGCGGCGGCGCTGACCATCGCGACGGCGACGGCCTACTACGGACTGAACGACATGGCCCGGATCAAGGCAGGCGACAAGGTGCTGATCCACTCCGCGACGGGAGGCGTCGGTCAGGCCGCGATGGCCATCGCCCGTGCCGCCGGTGCGGAGATCTTCGCGACGGCCGGAAGTGAGCAGCGCCGGCAGTTGTTGCGGGACATGGGTGTCGAGCATGTCTACGACTCACGCAACCTGGACTTCGCCGATCGGATACGCGAGGACACCCAGGGGTATGGCGTGGACATCGTGCTCAATTCAGTGACCGGCGCCGCGCAGCGGGCCGGCCTCGAATTGCTGGCGTTCGGTGGACGATTCGTGGAGATCGGCAAGCGCGACATCTACGGTGACACCCGGCTGGGCTTGTTCCCCTTCCGGCGCAATCTCTCGTTCTACGCCGTCGATCTCGCGCTGATGTCCGTCAGCCATCCGGACCGGCTCCGGGAGCTGCTGTCCACGGTGTACCTGCTGACTGCCGAAGGCGACCTGCCGATGCCGGAGTTCACCCGCTACCCGCTCGCCGACGCGGCGACCGCCATCCGCATGATGAGCGGCGCCCAACACACCGGCAAGCTCGTGCTCGACATCCCGCACACCGGTTCCAGCAGGCTTGTGGTTCCGCCGTCACAGGTGCAGGTGTACCGGCCCGACGGCGCGTACATCGTCACCGGCGGCCTCGGTGGACTCGGCCTGTTCATGGCCGAGAGAATGGCAGCCAACGGATGCGGGCGGATCGTGTTGTCCTCACGTTCGCAGCCGAGCGCATCGGTGGCCGAGATCCTCGATCGCATCCGCGCGACCGGGGTCGACCTCGTCGTCGAGTGCGGCGACATCGCGGAGCCCGAAACGGCGGAACGGTTGGTTGCGGTGGCGACCGCAGACGGGCTTCCGGTGCGGGGCGTGTTGCACGCGGCCGGCGTGATCGAGGATGCCGCGCTGACCAACATCACCGATGAGCTCATCGAGCGGGACTGGGCTCCAAAGGTCTACGGCGCCTGGAATCTTCACACCGCGACCGCGGACCAGCCGCTGGACTGGTTCTGCTCGTTCTCGTCGGCGGCAGCGCTGGTCGGTTCCCCCGGGCAGGGCGCCTACGCCGCGGCCAACAGCTGGCTGGACGCCTTCAGCTTGTGGCGCCGGTCGAAGGGACTACCCGGAACGGCGATCGCGTGGGGAGCGTGGGGACAGATCGGCAAGGGGACCGACCTGGCCGAAAGTGCGGGAGTCGCCATCACCCCCGACGAAGGGGCGTATGCGTTCGAAGCGCTGTTGCGTCACGACCGCGCGTACACCGGCTATGCGCCGATCACGGGCGCACCGTGGTTGAGCGTGTTCGCCGAACGCAGCCCGTTCGCCGAGGCGTTCCGCTCGACCGGCCAGAGTTCCACGGGCACAAGCAAGCTGCACGCCGAGCTTGACGAGCTGCCCCCGGAAGAGTGGGCAGGAAAGTTGCGGCATGTCATCTCCGACCAGGTCAGCGTGATCCTGCGCCGCAGTGTCGACCCGGACCGGCCACTCTCGGAATACGGCATGGATTCACTGGGAGCACTTGAACTCCGCACCCGCATCGAGAACGAAACCGGAATACGGATCTCGGCAACAGGAATCACGACCGTGCACGGCTTGGCAGATCTGCTGTGCGAAAAGCTCCTGCCCGCAGGGGCTGCCTGA